Proteins from a single region of Coraliomargarita parva:
- the speA gene encoding biosynthetic arginine decarboxylase, with product MKAEPTWTVNDAEEYYGLKRWGGGHFQVDAEGYMCVRPLRNERTIRIHDIIKEAKSKGLSLPLTIRIQDMLRTRVTELNEHFRNAIQDEGYAGKYRGVFPIKVNQLREVIEEIQDAGKTYNYGLECGSKPELMIALAMHKDPKALVICNGYKDDDFIRLALYGRKLGKEIFLVVEQLSEVPRIIAISKKLDVRPLIGLRIKLSTAGEGKWASSSGEGAKFGLTSPEIVDAARRLKRAGMSDCLQLIHFHIGSQVPNIQTIKKATVEATRFYCELTRMGFPMRLIDVGGGLGVDYDGSRSNYESSMNYTMREYARDVVYNIKNVCTDEEIAVPDIVTESGRAIVAPHSILVTEVCDRISKNSVDFKPGKKKKRNVILRDLEAILENAHNSTPLERYHDALQKKEEVNNLFSLGYLNLSERAEADALYWQICQQLAEIGKAANYTPEELENLPKMMAEQYVCNFSVFQSLIDHWACDQLFPVAPLHRMNERPDVDATLVDITCDSEGKIDEFTDVEDVRSSIRLHGLKDKQPYYLGVFLVGAYQDIMGDLHNLFGRVNEVHVFLEDDEEDDFYIEDSIQGFTVNQVLGFTQYDGHLLTRQMKKQVDRATKADRIKPREGTRMLDDYAKLLTGGTYLST from the coding sequence ATGAAAGCTGAGCCCACATGGACCGTGAATGATGCCGAGGAATACTACGGCCTGAAGCGCTGGGGGGGCGGCCACTTTCAAGTGGATGCGGAGGGCTATATGTGTGTCCGGCCACTCCGGAATGAGCGTACCATCCGGATCCACGATATTATCAAGGAAGCGAAGAGCAAGGGGCTCAGCTTGCCGTTGACGATCCGTATTCAGGATATGCTGCGCACACGTGTTACGGAACTGAACGAGCACTTCCGTAATGCGATCCAGGATGAGGGGTATGCGGGTAAATACCGCGGGGTCTTTCCCATCAAGGTGAATCAACTGCGCGAGGTCATCGAAGAGATTCAGGATGCGGGCAAGACCTACAACTATGGTCTCGAGTGCGGCAGCAAGCCGGAGCTGATGATTGCCCTGGCCATGCATAAGGATCCAAAGGCGCTCGTTATCTGCAACGGTTACAAGGATGACGACTTTATCCGTTTGGCGCTCTATGGCCGGAAGTTGGGCAAGGAAATCTTTCTGGTGGTGGAGCAGCTGAGCGAGGTGCCCCGCATTATTGCGATCAGCAAGAAGCTGGATGTGCGTCCCTTGATCGGCTTGCGCATCAAGCTCTCGACCGCCGGAGAAGGCAAATGGGCCAGTTCCTCGGGTGAAGGGGCCAAGTTCGGTCTGACCAGCCCCGAAATTGTGGATGCGGCCCGCCGGCTCAAACGTGCCGGGATGTCGGACTGCCTCCAGTTGATACACTTTCATATCGGTTCGCAGGTGCCGAATATCCAGACGATCAAGAAGGCCACGGTGGAAGCCACGCGTTTCTATTGTGAGTTGACCCGTATGGGCTTTCCCATGCGCTTGATTGACGTCGGCGGCGGTCTCGGGGTGGACTATGACGGTTCACGCAGCAACTACGAGAGCTCCATGAATTACACCATGCGGGAATATGCCCGGGACGTGGTCTACAATATCAAGAATGTGTGTACCGATGAGGAAATCGCCGTTCCGGATATCGTGACCGAAAGCGGCCGGGCTATCGTGGCGCCACATTCCATTTTGGTCACAGAAGTGTGCGACCGAATTTCCAAAAACTCGGTGGATTTCAAGCCCGGCAAAAAGAAGAAGCGCAATGTCATCCTGCGGGACCTCGAAGCGATTTTGGAGAACGCACACAACTCGACACCGCTGGAGCGTTACCACGATGCGCTTCAGAAGAAGGAAGAGGTGAACAACCTCTTTAGCCTGGGGTATTTGAACCTGTCGGAGCGGGCGGAGGCCGATGCGCTGTATTGGCAGATTTGCCAGCAACTCGCGGAGATTGGAAAAGCCGCCAACTATACGCCCGAAGAGTTGGAGAACCTGCCAAAGATGATGGCGGAGCAATACGTATGCAACTTCTCGGTCTTCCAGTCCTTGATCGACCACTGGGCCTGCGACCAGTTGTTTCCCGTTGCGCCACTTCACCGCATGAACGAGCGGCCGGACGTCGATGCGACGCTCGTGGATATCACCTGTGACAGCGAGGGTAAGATCGACGAGTTTACCGATGTGGAGGATGTACGTTCTTCGATACGCCTGCACGGACTGAAGGACAAGCAGCCTTACTACCTCGGAGTGTTTCTGGTTGGAGCCTATCAGGACATTATGGGGGACCTGCATAACCTCTTTGGCCGGGTGAACGAAGTGCACGTTTTTCTCGAGGATGATGAAGAGGATGATTTCTACATCGAGGACAGCATTCAGGGATTTACCGTGAATCAGGTGCTGGGCT